One part of the Microbulbifer sp. THAF38 genome encodes these proteins:
- a CDS encoding isocitrate lyase/phosphoenolpyruvate mutase family protein, translating to MAITHFEQFNALHQGDRPLILPNIWDAASAQLAQAAGAPAIATSSAAVAWSLGYADGGNLPILEHLRAIERILRVSHVPVSIDIEDGYSTDPARVAELVETLCDLGVVGINIEDGSGSPQLLEEKILAIRSTLTARKTRPLFINARTDVYLNDADNSKEALKEVIQRLARYQNAGASGGFIPGLISPIDTQQLAKEISMPLNLMLLPGMEKPAQLWKAGIRRLSWGPALFQSSYAFFSNRVTNLLSDQNPTDIFDHKLTYHYLNNLAINPE from the coding sequence ATGGCTATTACCCACTTCGAACAATTCAACGCTTTACATCAGGGCGACCGGCCCTTAATTCTTCCCAATATCTGGGATGCGGCCAGTGCACAACTCGCTCAAGCGGCCGGCGCTCCCGCTATTGCCACAAGTAGTGCCGCTGTAGCCTGGTCATTGGGCTATGCCGATGGCGGTAACTTGCCAATATTGGAGCACCTAAGAGCTATTGAGCGTATTTTGCGCGTTTCGCACGTACCGGTTTCTATCGATATCGAGGATGGCTATAGCACCGACCCTGCGCGGGTGGCCGAATTAGTTGAGACTTTGTGTGATCTGGGTGTAGTCGGTATCAATATCGAGGATGGCAGCGGAAGCCCACAATTATTGGAAGAAAAAATTCTAGCTATCCGCTCCACTTTAACGGCGAGAAAGACGCGGCCATTGTTTATCAATGCGAGAACCGACGTTTACCTAAACGACGCGGACAACAGCAAAGAAGCTCTGAAGGAAGTTATACAAAGACTAGCGCGTTACCAGAATGCCGGTGCCAGCGGAGGATTTATACCGGGCTTAATATCCCCAATAGATACCCAACAGCTAGCAAAAGAAATCAGTATGCCACTTAATTTAATGCTCTTACCCGGCATGGAAAAGCCTGCACAACTCTGGAAGGCCGGCATTCGCAGACTCAGCTGGGGACCGGCTTTATTTCAATCGAGTTATGCATTTTTTAGCAACAGGGTAACTAATCTCCTGTCAGACCAAAACCCGACAGACATTTTTGATCACAAGCTAACTTATCACTATCTAAATAACCTAGCCATCAATCCTGAATAG
- a CDS encoding DUF6515 family protein yields MNKLNLVLGASAFIALAAFAFSPSADARGYDRWGEHRHHHRHGHYHGGTRISIGFVAPVLPTNHVRVAVGGRPYYYHGGHFYRHGPRGYVVVSAPLGASVVTLPSRAVPVQVGGVTYYQYADAYYQWVPATRTYVVVAPPAPVAVVPAPAPVVTVPAPVAATPAPATVPATPDPGPEGFQPGQVVETLPKGYAAEVINGIQYYRYGGNYFMPTQRDGQEVYVVVKL; encoded by the coding sequence GTGAATAAGCTGAATCTAGTTCTTGGCGCCAGTGCCTTTATTGCACTGGCGGCTTTTGCCTTTAGTCCATCTGCGGACGCCCGTGGCTACGATCGCTGGGGAGAGCACCGCCATCATCATCGCCACGGTCACTACCATGGCGGCACCCGCATATCCATTGGCTTTGTCGCCCCGGTACTACCCACCAATCATGTGCGGGTTGCCGTCGGTGGGCGCCCCTATTACTACCACGGCGGACACTTCTACCGTCATGGCCCAAGGGGTTATGTAGTGGTTAGTGCGCCACTGGGCGCTTCAGTAGTAACACTGCCAAGCAGAGCCGTGCCGGTACAAGTGGGTGGCGTGACCTACTACCAGTACGCCGATGCCTATTACCAGTGGGTGCCAGCCACCCGTACTTATGTGGTAGTCGCACCTCCCGCACCGGTGGCGGTCGTCCCTGCCCCCGCACCAGTGGTTACAGTTCCAGCACCTGTCGCTGCAACTCCTGCGCCGGCGACGGTCCCCGCGACACCAGATCCAGGCCCAGAAGGTTTCCAGCCCGGTCAGGTGGTGGAGACGCTGCCCAAAGGCTACGCGGCTGAAGTGATCAATGGCATTCAATACTACCGCTATGGCGGTAACTACTTTATGCCGACCCAGCGCGATGGCCAGGAAGTCTATGTGGTGGTCAAGCTGTAA
- a CDS encoding winged helix-turn-helix domain-containing protein, with product MLTEQQIRALVLERQFIHSPWSEGLSALIAHLGALQLDAIQRITRAHHHQLYNRLPRYRESHLAEAEQRREVFEYWSHAAAYLSMEHYPYARVRMDRIRAGQRHWFEKNAKLCRYVLDRVRAEGPLKASDFVRTKSGWWEWSEEKKALEQLFHEGELMVSHREGFQKVFDLPERVLPANTSTSAATEMVYGRHLVRTFLGCQGIGRPEEIAYLRREDKPLIQRAIENMLATGELTPHGKELMLTEQLEQSPARPGRKVRLLSPFDPLILQRKRLRRLFGFDYQLECYVPAAKRRYGYFCLPILCGDRFAGLVDLKADRESGVLRIEALHWQEKPGVSLEASFHRALGQFARFHGLESAAALTA from the coding sequence TTGCTGACAGAGCAACAGATCCGCGCACTGGTGCTGGAGCGCCAGTTTATCCACAGCCCCTGGAGTGAGGGGCTCTCCGCCTTAATAGCGCATCTCGGCGCTCTGCAACTGGATGCCATTCAGCGCATTACCCGCGCGCACCACCATCAGCTGTACAACCGCTTGCCCCGCTACCGCGAGTCACACTTGGCAGAAGCGGAACAACGCCGCGAAGTTTTCGAATACTGGTCCCACGCCGCCGCTTACCTGTCGATGGAGCACTATCCCTATGCTCGGGTGCGTATGGATCGTATCCGTGCCGGGCAGCGCCACTGGTTTGAGAAAAATGCCAAGCTGTGCCGCTATGTGTTGGACCGGGTACGCGCCGAGGGGCCCTTGAAAGCCAGTGACTTTGTGCGCACCAAAAGCGGCTGGTGGGAGTGGTCTGAGGAAAAGAAAGCGCTGGAGCAGTTATTTCACGAGGGTGAGCTGATGGTCAGCCACCGCGAGGGTTTTCAAAAAGTCTTCGATCTCCCGGAGCGGGTATTGCCGGCAAATACCTCGACCAGCGCCGCTACCGAAATGGTGTATGGCCGACACCTGGTGCGCACTTTTCTCGGCTGTCAGGGCATTGGCCGCCCTGAGGAAATCGCCTATCTGCGCCGAGAAGACAAGCCCCTGATTCAACGGGCCATCGAAAATATGCTTGCCACTGGTGAGCTGACCCCTCATGGCAAGGAGTTGATGCTCACAGAGCAGCTGGAGCAGAGTCCGGCACGGCCAGGGCGCAAGGTGCGGCTGTTATCGCCTTTTGATCCGCTCATATTGCAGCGCAAGCGTCTGCGCCGCCTGTTTGGGTTCGATTACCAGCTGGAGTGCTATGTCCCTGCAGCCAAGCGCCGCTATGGCTACTTTTGTCTGCCGATTTTATGCGGTGATCGTTTTGCGGGGTTGGTGGACCTGAAGGCGGATCGGGAATCGGGAGTTCTGCGAATCGAGGCCCTGCACTGGCAGGAAAAGCCCGGTGTCTCGCTGGAGGCGAGCTTTCACCGGGCCTTGGGTCAGTTCGCCCGCTTTCACGGGCTGGAAAGCGCGGCGGCGCTTACAGCTTGA
- the rlmB gene encoding 23S rRNA (guanosine(2251)-2'-O)-methyltransferase RlmB: protein MSQELVYGLHAVQALLKGSPQNVQELLLLRGRKDQRLQKIIQQAEKNDIALRFVDRRTLDDKVEEGANHQGVIALCAEKTQVLDEKFLLGMLEQLDQKGEAPFLLVLDGVTDPHNLGACLRSAEAAGVHAVIAPKDKSAGLTPTARKVACGAAEVLPFVTVTNLARTLQQLQQAGVWIFGAAGEATQDVYQSQLTGPLALVMGAEGSGLRRLTREHCDHLIKIPMAGEVSSLNVSVATGVCLFEAVRQRSA from the coding sequence TTGAGCCAAGAATTGGTATACGGCCTGCACGCAGTGCAGGCACTATTAAAGGGGTCCCCGCAAAATGTGCAGGAATTACTGTTATTGCGTGGGCGCAAAGACCAGCGCCTACAAAAAATTATTCAGCAGGCGGAAAAAAATGATATTGCCCTGCGCTTTGTCGACCGCCGCACCCTGGATGACAAGGTGGAAGAGGGAGCCAATCATCAGGGTGTTATCGCACTTTGTGCAGAGAAAACCCAGGTCCTGGACGAGAAATTCCTGTTGGGGATGCTTGAGCAACTCGATCAAAAAGGTGAGGCGCCTTTCCTGTTGGTGCTGGATGGTGTGACCGACCCGCACAATCTGGGGGCTTGTTTGCGCTCAGCAGAAGCCGCCGGTGTGCACGCGGTAATTGCGCCAAAGGATAAGTCTGCGGGCCTGACTCCCACTGCCCGCAAGGTGGCCTGTGGTGCGGCCGAAGTTTTACCCTTCGTTACTGTGACCAATCTCGCGCGAACCCTGCAGCAGTTGCAGCAGGCCGGCGTATGGATATTCGGCGCGGCGGGCGAGGCCACCCAGGATGTCTATCAATCTCAACTGACAGGCCCGTTGGCGCTGGTCATGGGGGCCGAGGGCAGTGGCCTGCGTCGATTAACGCGGGAGCACTGCGATCATTTAATTAAAATTCCCATGGCCGGTGAAGTCAGTAGCCTGAATGTCTCTGTCGCCACCGGCGTCTGTCTGTTTGAAGCGGTGCGTCAACGCAGCGCCTGA
- a CDS encoding alpha/beta fold hydrolase codes for MPQETHNLTFGAFQVPVNTVRNGEGPLALVIPAMGVPANRYQLLLQELQRLGYSTAITELPGTGDSLPRPNRGADYGYDDLVFAFIPQLLALLEESFPGGPALILGHSIGGQTSTLAARAGLTGNARVVTIASGHVDHRSWSGLHRYAILLFASIVSVTSSLLGYFPGAKMGFGWREARKLMKDWARSIFSGRFAPEKHFGEHKPSGQPTLHIALAGDPFAPVKAARKLAAIVDGETREMAATYPKGNPHLSWIKNPRPIIAEVDSWLTQQPTGSH; via the coding sequence ATGCCCCAAGAAACCCACAACCTTACTTTTGGCGCCTTCCAGGTGCCCGTCAACACCGTTCGCAACGGCGAAGGCCCCCTTGCCCTGGTGATTCCCGCCATGGGCGTTCCCGCCAATCGCTATCAGCTCTTGTTGCAGGAGCTGCAGCGGCTCGGTTACAGCACCGCTATCACTGAGCTACCGGGCACCGGCGATAGCCTGCCGAGGCCCAACCGCGGTGCCGACTACGGCTATGACGATCTGGTATTTGCCTTTATCCCGCAACTGTTGGCACTGCTGGAAGAATCCTTCCCCGGTGGGCCGGCCCTGATCCTCGGCCACAGTATCGGCGGACAAACCAGCACCCTGGCAGCACGCGCCGGCCTGACCGGCAACGCCAGAGTTGTCACCATCGCCTCCGGGCATGTGGACCACCGCAGCTGGAGCGGGCTACACCGGTATGCCATTTTGCTTTTTGCCTCAATTGTGAGTGTTACCTCAAGTCTGCTCGGCTATTTTCCCGGCGCGAAAATGGGCTTTGGTTGGCGCGAAGCGCGCAAGTTAATGAAAGACTGGGCCCGCTCTATTTTCAGCGGCCGCTTTGCCCCGGAAAAACACTTCGGGGAACACAAGCCCAGCGGCCAGCCCACCCTGCATATCGCCCTGGCCGGCGACCCCTTTGCACCAGTAAAGGCTGCACGCAAGCTGGCAGCTATTGTGGATGGCGAAACCCGCGAGATGGCCGCCACCTATCCGAAAGGCAACCCCCACCTGAGCTGGATCAAAAATCCACGTCCAATTATCGCCGAAGTGGACAGTTGGCTGACCCAGCAGCCGACAGGCTCCCACTAA
- the rplI gene encoding 50S ribosomal protein L9, whose amino-acid sequence MEVILLDKVGKLGNVGDRVEVKAGFGRNFLLPTGKAIPATAANVAEFEAKRAELEAAAAAKMAEAESRATKLADLVVTIAANAGDEGKLFGSIGTRDIADAITAGGVEVAKAEVKLPEGALREVGEYEVDVQLHSDVTAVVKVVIEAE is encoded by the coding sequence ATGGAAGTTATTCTGCTCGATAAAGTAGGCAAACTGGGCAACGTGGGTGATCGCGTTGAAGTTAAAGCCGGTTTCGGCCGCAACTTCCTGTTGCCGACTGGTAAGGCAATTCCGGCTACCGCAGCCAACGTTGCTGAGTTCGAAGCCAAGCGCGCTGAACTGGAAGCCGCAGCAGCTGCCAAAATGGCAGAAGCTGAGAGCCGCGCTACCAAGCTGGCCGACCTGGTTGTAACCATCGCTGCCAACGCTGGTGACGAAGGCAAACTGTTCGGTTCTATCGGCACTCGCGATATCGCCGACGCAATCACCGCTGGTGGTGTTGAAGTCGCCAAGGCTGAAGTGAAGCTGCCGGAAGGCGCTCTGCGCGAAGTGGGCGAGTACGAAGTAGACGTACAGCTGCACTCCGACGTGACTGCTGTAGTTAAAGTCGTTATCGAAGCCGAGTAA
- the rnr gene encoding ribonuclease R, whose amino-acid sequence MTHKNTSEPLNADPHAQREAEKYEKPIPSREYLLQLLEQQAEPVPWEFVADLLELEDEDRREGVRRRLIAMSRDGQIASNRAGDFGVLDKMSLVRGRVIGHRDGFGFVVPTDGGSDLFLSHRQMRKVFDGDEVLVRETPGGFRGKREGAVVRVIKHNTEQLAGRLYRENGICFVRPDNPRVNLDVMVAAEDAAGAEHGQYVVVKIVTQPGRDRVPQGEVLEVLGDHLAPGMEIDVAIRNYGIPHVWPSALQAEVDAIADEVLEEDKKARVDLRQLPLVTIDGEDARDFDDAVYCELLPDNSWKLLVAIADVSHYVRPGSVLDEEAHSRGNSVYFPDFVVPMLPEKLSNGLCSLNPEVDRLCMVCEMHIDRRGEIADYRFFEGLMRSHARLTYTQVGQVLEERDIRDSGLRKQYAALVPHLDNLHDLYLALRSARDRRGAIDFETTETRILFDSERKIERIVPVTRNDAHKLIEECMLAANVCAASLMELSELPALYRVHDAPKEEKLSNLREYLGELGLRLPGGSEPQPADFQALLEQVEGRADAHIIQVMLLRSMNQAVYQPENRGHFGLDYRAYAHFTSPIRRYPDLLLHRALRWLIRNGSANEPAVVQKIYTVPGARSIDREQILPYDMPAMLQLGEQCSMTERRADDATRDVVSWLKCEYLQDHVGEVYSGVISAVTGFGLFVELNDLFVEGLIHVTALPKDYYRFEQAHQRLIGERSGKRYHLGDSVTVQVARVDLEERKVDFILEELVPRQKASRAKKETTKVSARAMEMAVEHQLERERLGKEKKEKKESSRKSTVSPWGKRAETTAEVAPIRKRKVGSKEAVPVEESAEDKPLTAEKRSSEEADKQKSDEPKKRRGSKRTAPRKGGKRPAVAARKAAQKAEKAKTRSGKVKKKKKVSSTSKKKK is encoded by the coding sequence TTGACACACAAAAATACTTCAGAGCCCCTCAACGCTGATCCCCATGCCCAGCGCGAGGCGGAAAAATATGAAAAGCCTATTCCCAGCCGAGAGTACCTGCTGCAACTGCTGGAACAGCAGGCGGAGCCTGTGCCCTGGGAGTTTGTCGCCGACCTGCTGGAACTAGAAGATGAGGATCGGCGTGAAGGGGTGCGCCGGCGCCTTATCGCTATGTCCCGCGATGGCCAGATCGCCAGTAATCGCGCTGGTGATTTTGGCGTGCTGGATAAGATGAGCCTGGTTCGCGGTCGAGTGATTGGCCACCGCGACGGTTTTGGTTTCGTTGTACCTACGGATGGCGGCAGTGATCTGTTTTTATCCCATCGACAAATGCGCAAGGTATTTGATGGTGATGAGGTGCTGGTACGGGAGACCCCCGGAGGCTTTCGCGGCAAGCGCGAAGGTGCTGTGGTACGGGTAATTAAGCACAATACCGAGCAGTTGGCTGGGCGCTTGTACAGAGAAAATGGCATCTGTTTTGTACGGCCAGATAACCCCCGCGTGAACCTCGATGTGATGGTCGCGGCGGAAGATGCCGCCGGTGCCGAACACGGCCAATATGTGGTGGTAAAAATTGTTACCCAACCTGGGCGCGACCGCGTACCCCAGGGGGAAGTGCTGGAGGTGCTTGGCGATCACCTGGCACCGGGTATGGAAATCGATGTCGCGATTCGCAATTATGGCATCCCTCATGTTTGGCCCTCAGCCCTACAGGCGGAGGTGGATGCCATTGCCGATGAAGTACTGGAAGAGGATAAAAAAGCGCGGGTAGATTTGCGCCAACTACCCCTGGTCACCATCGATGGTGAGGATGCCCGCGACTTTGATGATGCGGTCTATTGTGAGCTGTTGCCCGACAATAGCTGGAAGCTGTTGGTGGCCATTGCCGATGTGTCCCACTATGTACGCCCCGGTTCGGTTCTCGATGAAGAGGCCCACAGTCGCGGCAACTCGGTTTACTTTCCCGATTTTGTCGTGCCCATGCTGCCGGAAAAACTGTCCAATGGGCTCTGTTCATTAAATCCAGAAGTGGACCGGCTGTGTATGGTGTGCGAGATGCACATTGATCGTCGCGGTGAAATTGCCGATTACCGTTTCTTTGAAGGCTTGATGCGCAGTCATGCACGCCTGACTTATACCCAGGTAGGGCAGGTTTTAGAGGAGCGCGACATTCGCGACAGCGGCCTGCGCAAACAGTACGCGGCTCTGGTCCCCCACCTGGATAATCTGCACGACTTGTATTTGGCGCTACGCAGTGCCCGCGATCGGCGCGGGGCGATCGATTTCGAAACGACAGAAACCCGCATTTTATTTGACAGTGAGCGCAAGATTGAACGCATCGTGCCGGTCACCCGTAACGATGCGCACAAGCTGATTGAAGAGTGCATGCTGGCGGCCAATGTCTGCGCGGCCAGCCTGATGGAACTGTCGGAATTGCCGGCACTCTACCGTGTGCACGATGCGCCCAAAGAGGAAAAACTCAGTAACTTACGCGAATATCTTGGTGAATTGGGGTTGCGCCTGCCCGGTGGCTCGGAGCCCCAGCCCGCGGATTTCCAGGCGTTATTGGAGCAGGTAGAAGGGCGTGCCGATGCCCATATCATTCAGGTAATGTTGCTGCGCTCTATGAACCAGGCGGTATATCAGCCGGAAAATCGCGGTCATTTTGGTTTGGATTATCGCGCCTATGCGCATTTTACCTCACCAATTCGCCGCTATCCCGACTTGTTACTGCACCGCGCCTTGCGCTGGTTGATTCGCAATGGCAGTGCCAATGAGCCCGCAGTGGTGCAGAAGATTTATACCGTACCTGGCGCCAGGTCTATCGATCGCGAGCAGATACTGCCCTACGATATGCCGGCGATGCTGCAGCTAGGCGAGCAGTGTTCCATGACCGAGCGCCGTGCCGACGATGCCACCCGCGACGTAGTCAGCTGGCTCAAGTGTGAATACCTGCAGGACCATGTGGGTGAGGTCTACTCCGGTGTGATCAGTGCGGTGACAGGGTTCGGTCTATTTGTTGAACTCAACGACCTCTTCGTTGAGGGGTTGATTCATGTGACTGCGTTACCTAAAGACTACTACCGCTTTGAGCAGGCGCATCAGCGTTTGATCGGCGAACGCAGCGGCAAGCGTTACCACCTCGGTGACTCGGTTACCGTTCAGGTGGCGCGGGTAGACCTTGAAGAACGCAAGGTCGATTTTATTCTTGAGGAATTAGTACCGCGTCAGAAAGCTTCCCGTGCTAAGAAAGAGACGACCAAGGTCAGTGCTCGTGCCATGGAAATGGCGGTGGAGCATCAATTGGAGCGGGAGCGACTGGGCAAAGAGAAAAAAGAGAAAAAGGAAAGTAGCCGAAAGTCGACTGTCAGCCCATGGGGAAAACGTGCAGAAACGACAGCGGAGGTAGCACCAATCCGCAAACGCAAGGTCGGCTCCAAAGAGGCGGTACCTGTAGAGGAATCTGCAGAGGATAAACCCCTTACTGCCGAGAAAAGATCGAGCGAAGAAGCCGACAAACAAAAAAGTGATGAGCCAAAAAAGCGCCGAGGTAGCAAGCGCACCGCACCGCGCAAAGGCGGTAAACGCCCTGCAGTAGCTGCGCGCAAGGCTGCACAGAAAGCGGAAAAGGCCAAAACACGCAGTGGCAAAGTTAAAAAGAAGAAGAAAGTTTCTTCTACCAGTAAAAAGAAAAAGTGA
- the rpsR gene encoding 30S ribosomal protein S18 has translation MARFFRRRKFCRFTAEGVKRIDYKDLDTLKAYISETGKIVPSRITGTKAKYQRQLASAVKRARYLALLPYTDSHEA, from the coding sequence ATGGCACGTTTTTTCCGTCGTCGCAAGTTCTGCCGTTTCACCGCTGAAGGTGTTAAGCGTATCGACTACAAAGATCTCGATACCCTGAAAGCCTACATCTCTGAGACTGGCAAGATTGTTCCAAGCCGTATCACCGGTACCAAAGCCAAGTATCAGCGTCAGCTGGCCTCCGCGGTCAAGCGCGCGCGCTACCTGGCCCTGCTGCCGTACACGGACAGCCACGAAGCCTAA
- the rpsF gene encoding 30S ribosomal protein S6 — protein sequence MRHYEIVFLVHPDQSEQVPGMVERYTAAIKDTGGEVHRLEDWGRRRLAYPINKIHKAHYILMNVECTEEALEELTTNFRYNDAVIRNLVIREDEAITDESPIMKAEKESRERKAARAERTERRERAEEEQSSSDDAEVSSDNAESEE from the coding sequence ATGCGTCATTACGAAATTGTATTCCTGGTTCACCCGGACCAGAGCGAGCAGGTACCTGGCATGGTGGAGCGTTACACCGCTGCCATCAAGGACACTGGCGGTGAAGTACACCGTCTGGAAGACTGGGGCCGTCGCCGTCTGGCTTACCCGATCAACAAGATCCACAAAGCCCACTACATTCTGATGAATGTTGAGTGCACCGAAGAAGCTCTGGAAGAGCTGACCACCAACTTCCGTTACAACGATGCGGTTATCCGTAATCTGGTAATCCGTGAAGACGAGGCGATCACCGACGAGAGCCCGATCATGAAAGCGGAAAAAGAGAGCCGTGAGCGCAAGGCTGCCCGTGCAGAGCGCACCGAGCGTCGCGAGCGCGCTGAAGAAGAGCAATCTTCTTCTGACGACGCGGAAGTATCTTCCGATAACGCTGAAAGCGAAGAATAA
- the dnaB gene encoding replicative DNA helicase yields the protein MIDEYATPEEDIHSEESSPLPHSVEAEQSVLGGLMLDPGRIDAVAEQLSEEDFFTASHRKIFAVMRELSDGEQPLDIVTLAEGLASRDLLGEVGGPAYLAELAENTPSAANIVAYAKIVRERSMLRQLIAAAGEISRTSFNPGGLASADLLQMAERRVAEIAEGRAKEGGFVGVDTLLKKTVERIDELFKTEGDITGISTGLTELDQRTSGWQPGELVILAARPSMGKTALALNFIESAMLSQERPTLVFSMEMPSDSLVMRMLSSIGRIDQGRIRNGKLQEEDWPKLSSAVQKMKGKALYIDDTPALSPSEVRARTKRTVRDHINKLMRENPRLSREDAEAKSLPAMIMVDYLQLMQVKGSTEGRTQEISEISRSLKALAKEYDCPVVALSQLNRGVEQRPNKRPMNSDLRESGAIEQDADVILFIYRDEYYNEDSPDKGLAELIIGKQRNGEIATCRAAFIGKYTRFDNLAPEYYQGE from the coding sequence ATGATCGACGAATACGCTACCCCCGAAGAAGATATCCACAGTGAGGAGAGCTCACCGCTGCCGCATTCGGTAGAGGCGGAGCAGTCTGTGCTGGGGGGCCTGATGCTGGACCCGGGCCGCATCGATGCGGTTGCCGAACAGCTGAGTGAAGAAGACTTCTTTACCGCCAGCCACCGCAAGATCTTTGCGGTCATGCGCGAGCTGAGTGATGGCGAGCAGCCGCTGGATATCGTTACCCTCGCCGAAGGCCTCGCCAGTCGCGACCTCCTCGGTGAGGTGGGCGGCCCCGCCTATCTGGCAGAGCTGGCCGAGAATACCCCCTCCGCAGCGAATATCGTCGCCTATGCCAAGATCGTGCGCGAGCGCTCTATGCTGCGTCAGCTGATCGCCGCCGCCGGCGAGATCAGCCGCACCAGTTTTAATCCCGGTGGCCTGGCCTCTGCAGATCTGTTGCAAATGGCCGAGCGCCGTGTGGCAGAGATTGCCGAGGGGCGCGCCAAAGAGGGCGGTTTCGTCGGCGTGGATACCCTGCTGAAGAAAACCGTCGAGCGCATCGATGAACTGTTCAAAACTGAAGGCGATATCACCGGTATCAGTACCGGACTCACCGAACTGGACCAGCGCACTTCCGGCTGGCAACCGGGCGAGCTGGTAATCCTCGCCGCGCGTCCTTCCATGGGCAAAACCGCGCTGGCACTGAATTTTATTGAGAGCGCCATGCTCAGCCAGGAGCGCCCGACCCTGGTCTTCAGCATGGAGATGCCATCTGACAGCCTGGTAATGCGGATGCTTTCTTCTATCGGCCGCATCGACCAGGGCCGTATCCGCAACGGCAAGCTGCAGGAAGAAGATTGGCCCAAGCTCTCCAGCGCCGTGCAGAAAATGAAGGGCAAGGCTCTGTACATCGATGACACCCCGGCGCTCAGCCCCAGTGAAGTGCGCGCGCGTACCAAGCGCACGGTGCGGGATCATATCAACAAGCTGATGCGGGAGAATCCGCGTTTGAGCCGCGAGGATGCCGAGGCCAAGAGCCTACCGGCGATGATTATGGTGGACTACCTGCAGCTGATGCAGGTGAAGGGCTCTACCGAGGGCCGCACCCAGGAAATCTCCGAGATTTCGCGCTCTCTCAAGGCGCTGGCGAAAGAGTACGACTGCCCGGTAGTCGCCCTGTCGCAGCTTAACCGCGGTGTAGAGCAGCGCCCCAATAAGCGGCCGATGAACTCGGATCTGCGGGAATCCGGGGCGATTGAGCAGGATGCGGATGTGATTCTGTTTATCTACCGCGATGAGTACTACAACGAGGACAGCCCGGATAAGGGCTTGGCCGAGTTGATTATCGGCAAGCAGCGTAACGGTGAGATTGCTACCTGCCGCGCGGCATTTATCGGTAAATATACGCGCTTCGATAACCTGGCACCGGAATACTATCAGGGCGAGTAG
- a CDS encoding RNA polymerase sigma factor, translated as MYAWPKKLLRRRSSSAHFAELVHPHIRQLYRMAFRWTGSREEAEDLVQDVLASLLARSVVLENIQRLGPWLIKVLYHRYVDLYRRRRSSPVDEDVDWETVICSTSEEGISSQVGMQRALLQALSKLDAGWRDTVLLHDVEGYSLLEVADILDISVGTVKSRLHRAHKKLKKMLSEGTYSESHPC; from the coding sequence TTGTACGCCTGGCCAAAAAAATTATTGCGACGTCGATCGAGCAGTGCGCATTTCGCAGAGTTAGTTCACCCTCATATTCGTCAACTTTACCGCATGGCTTTTCGCTGGACAGGGAGCCGTGAGGAGGCCGAAGACCTGGTGCAGGATGTATTGGCCAGTCTGCTGGCGCGTTCTGTGGTGCTGGAAAATATTCAGCGCTTGGGTCCCTGGTTAATCAAGGTGCTTTATCACCGCTATGTAGATCTCTATCGCAGGCGCCGGAGTTCCCCAGTGGATGAAGATGTCGATTGGGAAACGGTAATTTGCAGCACCTCTGAAGAGGGAATCAGTTCCCAGGTGGGAATGCAGCGCGCCTTATTGCAGGCTCTGTCGAAACTCGATGCCGGTTGGCGCGATACGGTATTACTCCACGATGTCGAGGGCTATTCCCTACTGGAGGTGGCGGATATTTTGGACATCAGTGTGGGCACAGTGAAATCGCGCCTACACCGCGCACATAAAAAATTAAAAAAAATGCTCAGTGAGGGAACCTATAGCGAGAGCCATCCGTGTTAA